Below is a window of Maylandia zebra isolate NMK-2024a linkage group LG19, Mzebra_GT3a, whole genome shotgun sequence DNA.
ACAGCTCAAAGCAGGCAGCCTCTTAAATGTCAGCCAGAGTTTAATGAGCTGAGCTGAACCACAAAGCAGAAAGCTCTGTGGACCCCAAATATCTACAGAATGTACAGTAGAAGCTCAGACGAGAGTTTAATAACAGTCTCAGTGAAAGCGGGACGGCGGGAACCGTGAAGGACAATACAAATGATTCACTCACCAGTACTTTAGGAGTGGGTGGCAGGCCGTTGATAGCTGGTTTCtaaggaggaggggaggaaatGAAAACCATAAGATAATATAGATGCAAAAGACAGAACAATTATCCTAAACTTAGCTCCATAATTTTAAAACCAGCCTGAACAATAAGCAAAAGAACAAAATGCTTGTGTGAGTGTCCTGTCAAAGTCAATTAAATATGAAACATGAATGGATGCCAAGTTTCCCCCATTAACCAGCCACATTTGGATATAACAAAGGAAAAGCATCATATTTGAGGTTTCAGTTTGAGTTCAGTCAGCTAGCTGGAGGCACTGCATGTATCAAATGTATGCTGTATGTTGTAGTATCACATGACATTTTATTCTTAATCCAATGAGACTAAATGTAGCTATTATGTGTTACAATCAGAAACTATAAACTCACAGGGAATTCCTTTTTCTCCTTCCGGTTTTGCTCACTGGATGGTGGCTTGGGACTCCCTCCATTCACACTGCCATCTGAATCATTATCTGTAATGAAAAACCAGGCAGGTAAAATTACACTTACACAGTATTAATATCAGTTCACGCTGTCAAACAAGGAGGGTGTGAATCCAAAGATCAACCATGTTTACATCAGGCTCCCTTACCTTTAAGTTCAGATTTACTTGGAgcttgcaaaaaaaataaaacatttcagcgcttatgaagaaaaatgaagaagacAAAGTATGCAGACTCATACTGTGAATAAATCTGGATTTAGAAATAGACACAGATATGCTGAGACTCACCAGGATCCGAGGAGTGCGACAAAAGGCCGGGGCTACTGACGCTGGCTGACAGGAGGTCTGGAGATGAGTTCTCCACCTTGTTGCCCTGCTCAGGTGTGCTCTGTCTGCGAGCCACTTGGCTCGGTCCATTCTCCGAGTTAGGGAACCTCTTTACTGTCACAGACCTCTCATCGTTAAGGCCCATTTCCTCTGATGAGGTGCTTGAAGTTGGCTGAGAAGAAACATAACACTACAACACATTTAATCTTTACTTAAacctaaaaaaaattacagcaaaAGTAGACATCTTTAAATTTAGGTGTTACCTttggaggcagaggaggaggaacgCCTGGCTTGATGGTTGATCTGAAATTGAACCATTTTTAGCAGTAAGGTGTAAACCAGCAGAACAAAAGGTCATGCATTCATGATAAAATTTAAATCTGATGGCATAACTCACCGCTCCGTATCATCAAAGGCATCTTCAAGATGGGCGACGTGTCCCCTATAGGACAAACACAGTAATGAGTAACGCGGAAAGTAAGACTCATTTGGGTTTAGGAGGAATGCAAATGTTTATATGAAGTCCTATCTTTGAATGAGAACAATGAGGGGAAGATTCTGTGTTACTACAGACTTTAGATCACATTTGAGGTGACCTAAACCTACTGGGGACAATGATATTATTATGACTATGACCACTACTATAAACTACCAGTTAAAAGTAGGTTTCAAAGCAGCTTCAATGCAGTTGAGCCCAAAATGGTTAGGCTGACATTTCAGCACTTTTTCTCTTCACACAACAGTAGTACACACAGCTTAAATCTACAGTAATCGTCACACCACACATGGTGAATGAAGAGGAGGCAGAAAGGGAGGTGGGCGGACCACGCTGAAAAAATGGTTGTGGCGCAGCAAGGAGGGTGTGGATTGGATGGCGTAGCTTATTACAGCACATGCAGTGTTAGTGTTACCGTTGGAACAATTCATCCTCAACGCTTTTGAGAAGGCTCCTTCGAGGGACAAGACGAGAGCGACACCGACAGTCAAAAAGAGGACAGAGAGAAggtgaaggaggaaaaaaaacccaaaaaacaaacaaacagtcaaaGCACATGGACATGTGAGAGGGAGCTTAAAGACCAAAGTGACATTTCAAAGTGCAAAAGGGGGGCAAGGGGAGTAGGGGAGTGAGCTCATGTACAGCCATAGGTTAGGTCCAGTGAGCAAGCATGTTAATATGAGACACAGTGAAGAAAATCTATATACACAGAGAATCAAGAATGAGTAGTTTCTTTAGGACTAACATGTTTTGACTGtctcaaagtaaaaaaacaaacaaaacaaactcagaCGATGTGAaatccaaacaacaacaaatcttTAATTTGCCTTAAATTCATTTGTCTGGTTAAGCCTCATGAGGCGCATTTATCTAAGACAAACCAGGTAGAGACTGAACGAGAACAACTGGGGGTAAATGGGAGCAGTTCCCATGACAACAGTTTCCATGGATCACCTGGTTGTTATTCCTCCTTCTGCAAAAGGACTCCAGGGGGAGAAGTCATTATCTTTGACATCCTGTGGAAAAGCATACATTCACAGAAATAGATATTTACATAGCTGCAGTTTTGTTAATCATCTGATATCTTTTTactccacacacacgcacgcacgcacgcacgcacgcacacacacacacactacaaacAGAAACTAAAATTAGTGTTAAACAGAAAATGATTTAAACAGAACATGATAATCACCGTTTCATAATGAGCCGCAGTTTCCTTCTGTACTGGTGCTTTAAACTGGAGCTTGTCAACTGTAAAAAACAGAGAtggtgtttcttttcttttctccctttctttGCGCACATCTTTGACACTAGAGGGCATCAGCATCCAACACTtcaacacacacaaagcactGGAGTTATCAACATTGGGCATTAGTACCAGAAAACTTGGGAAAAAATTCCTTCCTAACCTAAAAACAGGTGTAAGAACAAACCCAAAGCAGATCATCTGCTTCCACAACAGTTAACCTGCCAAAACACTACAGAGATCCCTCACTGATTTACGATGTTACGACTTGAATGTTTGGTCTGTAGCTTCGAGACGAGTTGCTCACTAAAGACAGACACAGGTTAAACTTGACGCTGACCAGACCTGTTCCCTTTGGGGAAATATTAGTGTGAGGAAACATGAATTACAGATACATCACAGGACAGATTCTTCAGCAGTTTAGACTTCAGGTTGCGTTCTGTCAAACAGTTGATCCAATAAGGGTGTCTGGTTTGCTGTCCAGTATAAATACGACATGATTCGGCTGTAATTATGAAGGTGAAAGAAATCAGCCCACATAATCACCTTCGCATTAACAAAGACGCGTTGTATTAAAGAATTCAGACCACAGATCCCTCCCCACCTCCCCTTTCCCATGTTTTTCTTCTCAACATATCCAGATAGTGTGGAGGTTGGGAggtaagaaaaacaataaaaaagtttAAAGAATTGAAGCCGAGTGATCAGGTGAGTCTTACGAGGCAAGCTTTGCTTTCTTGTCAGGGTAAGATTAGTCATTTAAATGCAATTTCAAGTCAGTCAGCCTAACAGGAACCAAGATGTCACAATATCCAAATTATTCAGCCTTACAAAAAAGCTGAAGTTACATTAGGTAGCCACTATATGCAGACAAAATCGCCTTATTAGTACCATTTAAATGTCAAACCGAGTGTTCCATTTCTACAACATTATCATATTTCTAATGAAATCTTAGGGGTGAGGGTTGGAattagacaaacacacactgtctcACTACTCTCACACTGACCTGCATCCACCCTGTGTCCCTCAGTGAAGCTAGGACTTGAGGGTGGCTCTCTTTGGTCTGTTCCATTGTTTGCTTCATGGTGGAGGGAAGGTCATATAACAGTGAGAAATTTAGATAAAAGAAACCAGACAAGAAGTACATCTGATACAAGCGATCACAGCACAGACGAGCACAAAACACAATGCAGCATGGTATAAATACCACACCTATCTCAACGCCAGGCAGCTGTTAGGTCATTCTAAAATGATGAAATGAAGAAATGGCCACAAACTACTGACACAACAGGCACAACACTGCATTCGGCTTTATCTATCACAACTAACGgcgacacaaaaaaaaaacaaaaaaaaaaaaaacacagcttccCTGAAGGGGCAGGGGGCAAGATGTAGAACTGTGACAACTGGACCCATCGCCAAATTCTTGAAAACAATTTCTGGCTAAAAACTTGAGATTTTTAGGAAAACTCAGAGACCCTTCAGACAAGCTATTTTGAAGGATTCCTTGAGCAACAGATGAGACAACACTTAACATGTAAAAATAGCACAAGCGACTTTACTTTCTCTTCCATGAatccacagacttttttttttagacacgCCAAAACATGCTGTGGCCTGGAAAGGTGCCAGCCTCTGCTGCAGGATTAAAGGAATGACCCTTGGTGATGCCACCAGACCTAGATCGACCTAACCACTCACAACAGCTAACACGCAAACCAACGACAGGACAGAAGCACAGCGAGCGATTGCGGAGAGGGGCTGGCCTTAATGATCCATTTAGCTTTGATGTTCACTTACAGTCGATCTCTGAGCGCGTCCTCTCAGCTCTGGCATGCTTGTTGGTGGAGCGGATGGTGTGTCTGACTTCGCTGTTTCCCTGAAACTGATGGTGAAAGACAGAATTTTTATTGAGGGAGCAGCACTTCAGAAGACAGTAAAATGTTAGGAGCTTATATAATATTCAGTGTGTAATTATTAGTTATCGCATTATCTTTTTAGATTATCTACAAAATTTGAGTTACGGTTAGCCAAAGCTGAGCTGAGACCAGCTTTTCTGGAGCATGATCACATTATTATGCATCCCAGTGGCTGTTTGTTTGCAACAAGCTCTATTGCTTGCAGTCAATAGCCTTTAGAGTTTTTTCACTCATCGTGGCCAAGACAGTGCTACTGCTGTCAGTGGGAGAAAAGCACAATGGTCCTTTAAAAAGCGCTGGTACCACCTCTTTGGCTGCCACATAGATGTGATGTTGAATCCAGTCGGAATAATAATGTCATTGGAGAGAATCAGGAAGAGGGGGAAGGGAAGTTTTAGGGGAACATGAAAGACCTGAAAGAAGCTCGCTGGTTATAGTTCACCGCTGAAAACATGTCACACAttctaatatttacattcacTGATAAGAATCTGTCGTGTAGCTCAAATAGCAAGTGATAGTTTAACGTACTTCTTTAAATCAGTTATTTGCAACAAGTTCAAACATGTTCAAACAAACATGTACCAAGAACTGCATTACAGGTTTAATATTTTCAGGGTATAAATAAAAGTTGTGTGTTTATATTTCTGATTACTAGCTTGTTGACTGGGTTGGCTTTGATTTTCTTAGACAATCTCCTAACAACACACATTTCTATATATGATTTGGAGTCAGTTATTACCTCAAGGTCATCCTCATCCATTTCTCCAAAATTCTGGTGGTTGTCCGGGTTGTTCATCTTATCAATAAGCTCTGTGGCAAGTCTCCTCGTCAAACCCGTCTGAGCCATAAACACATGCTGGGAGAAACACTAAAGAGTTAGAGATCTTTACCAGGATCATAACAGGAAAACAGCTGTTTGTGTTAGACACCTGACACCAATTTGACACATAAGAGTCATAAAGGTACAGAAGCAAAGAATTTAGATTCATGTGGGGGTGGATGAAAAGGAAAGCACACTCTCTGTCAGTTCAAAGATTTTTTACAAATCATGACCTTATCAGGTCTTAAATTTAGGGAAATACTACCCGAGTTGTTAAATAATGACAtcatctgaggttgtatttacctAATTTTAAGACATGCAAAGAACCCCATTTCTTTTATTATGTCCTGATGCATAAAACTTTTGTATTTAAAGAGGGTGTACTTTCTTTTCAGATTGCAGATTGTAGGTAGTGTTCTACCCCAAAAGCTTGTTACAGATCACCAACTCCTAGCTATAAGgataaatcatcacattctaGGACTTCTGGGATGCAACTATCCTCAGAGATACATGCTGTACTAATGAGACGAGAATACACTGTGCTTGTATACCTAAAAATTAGAAACAGGTGCTAACTGAACTCTGGCTCCCATCCTAAAGAGCTGAAACTAAGATAAGCTTTAATAAATACgaaacactgaaaacagttCAAGGCCAGAGTCTGACGGCAAGCCAAACACTGAGAACGTCAGCCAAACCACACAGAAGCTGAGGAGGCCAGCTGGGGTTCATAAGGCTCTGCTGAATTTGGACAGAATGACAACTTCTATTTGTTTGTCAGGTGTTTTAGATTTGCAAAGGAACATAGGCcaacaagcaaaagaaaaaaagaagacgaagaagacaCTGCAAAAAACAACAGACTCTCCGaaaacattcacattttttaaacatcagCGCTCATACTGcactatattttttttattttgaacatttCAACCACGCATGGAAAACCAGAGTAATATTTATTACCCCTAGAATTTTTTCTGCAGTGGGCCGCTTCTTTGGGCTCTTTGTTAAACACACTTTCACAAAGTTATGGAAGGCAGGAGACCTGTTGGATAAGATAAGTTTGTTTAAAACAACGATTATTCATATTATCTAAGAGCAAGGTATAAAGGTATAAATTATATCGCAATCCAACAATAGCATTGTGATTACTTTGGAACACTCACCATTTGCTCTTATCTTTTAGCTTTGGAGGCTGGAAGCTACTCTTCGACATCAAAAACAAGGCCCTACAGCAGATAAAGGAATGAGGATTTAATGACGCCAAGGAGGAAAATGTATTAATATATTATGTAAGGGAGCTCTAACTGATCATTTATGGGGAGGAAGTAAAACATACCTCATTGGATGCAAGTCAAACATCGGAGGCTGGAGCTCAGCCAACTCTATGGCTGTGATGCCAACAGCCCAGACGTCACACAGCTGGTTGTAGCCCCCGTTCTTCTCCACTGCAGCTACTTCAGGAGCCATCCTAAAGAAAGTGAGGACAGAGATTTAGCAGTGGCTCATTTGTTAGAATAAAAAGCAGAAGTCAGCTTTAGTGAAAGAGCAGAGGCCTGAATGTACCAGGGTCTACACATCTATAGCGTGTGACATTGAACTTTCATCTAGAAAATGGTGAAAAATATTCTAGGATGGAGCTGAAAAGGCTTAGAGTCTTTCACCAGCGCTCTTTAACCAAACTAACAAAAGCTGTCAAGGGCCTAGAGGCCTGTTTTACACAGATGACACACTCACCAATAAGGTGTTCCGATAAAGGACTTTCTTTTGGCAATGGTGGCTGTTATTTTGGCTGCAACTCCAAAGTCAGCTGTAAGAAGGATAACAGGGCTTTTCAGATTATGTAATGCACATACAGCTAAAGGCTGTTCAGGAGTTCAGGTTCTTATGAAATAAAGATGCTGAAGAGGAACTTACCCAACTTCACGTCTCCGTTGTCTGTCAGCAGTATGTTGGCACCCTGTAAAGAGTAAACATTTGATTTATGCTGAGaaaatccatttaaaaaacatacaaCAAGAATTTATTAACATTAGAATGAAGCTTGATTCTCATGTAAAACAACGTTTCAAAAATGTACATTAGATTCAAACAGTTGTATCTATTATGGATCTCAATATGATCACTTCAGGCACACACTGTACTGCTGTGAGCACAGGAGCTCCGCCCACCTGCTcctcaaaccttctgtttgcgaGGGGGAGCCAATCAGAAAAAGTTGGCTTAAAGAGTGTTTCAGAGATTGAACTGAAGAGCTATATCAAAGCAGATAAGGATCATCTTATAATGTTAATGACGTAAAGTCGCTCAAGCAGagtctaaaaagataaatacagGGCCAGAAATAACCACAATAACAGCTTTATATGTGTAAAGATTTCTCAGCAACACCCGGCATGTTACTATCCTGGCGTCTCGTAAACTTGGAGTAGTATCACAGCCTTTAATAGTTTCACTAATATTGTTTCTGCTGGCTGTGACTGACGGTGTCTCTGGTGGCATCCTGCGGTGAGAgtagaggaaacaggaagtgcttGCTGCATAGAGCTGAAAAAGATAATAGATCCAGCCCTGACCTTTATGATAACACATGAGAGCGAAGTTCCAGGCTTTAGTGCATGCATCGAGCAAAGTTAAATTCAGCTCAAAAGTGCAAAAGTAGCATCAGTCACATGCTTCCGAGCAAGCACACCCAGTTATGCTTTTCCTGTGACTTTGGTTTTACACCTATGCTGCCATGTCCGACCTCTGCCCCATTTTGAGGGCCACCAATGCATTCATGCTGACATTAATAGTACTGAAACTGCTACTTGTGCTGCTGCTTTTTCTTGAGATGTTCTGAAATTTACTGCTTAAAGTATCATCAGACGGTCGGTGTTTGTATGTGATGTATTACAACAGCCACGATAAGGAGACAAAATTCACattcaaagaaaatgaaataaaaaccaaTTGTACCTTGATATCGCGGTGCAtcttccccttaatgtggagATATCCCAAACCCTGTAAAGGAAGGCACAGCATTACGTAATGACCACATTTGAAACCACAAACTCTGTAACGTTTCCTCAAAATATTCCAAGTAAATTACCTGTAAGGTCTCTCTGCAGACGTATGCTATTTGAAGCTCTGACAGAGGTCCAGTCACTATTACACACATTCATTCAATGTTAGTAGGGCTGAAGACAGAGATGGCACAAGGTGCATAGCAATAAAACGTAGTTCATGTCTGCACCTTGCCATGTATGAATAAAACTAAAGCTCACCATGATAGATGTCCTGCAGAGATCCTCCCCCGCAGTACTCCATGCATATCCAAAGTTTCTCTCgactagaaaaaaaaagcagaattaaGAACATTTTAACCACTTATGCAGTCACAAAATACACCAGAGCAAACAAACATTTTGAGAAGCTGCGAAGCTtgttttagaaaaaataaaataaaattgctcCCTGATAAAAAACAACTAAGAATAAGAGGTGTAAGAGTTCTGAAACTGGAAATGAATCCTCCATagaaagtttcttcctgtttcacaTGAAAGCTGAACATCTAAAAAGCCTTCAGGTAAAGCGTGTGCTGAAAATACAACAAGCGATCGCTGCTGTGGTGAGAAGTTTTCTCTCAGCTTTGTTGTTCACACGCTACACCctaaaaaacatataaaaacagACCAAAAACAGTAACAAGGCCTTATAATTTAGAGAATGGTTGCAGTCCTAATAAAAACGACACGTGAACCAGTAGAGGGGTTGCTCACTGCCACCTTGTTTCACTCAACATTTAGGTGGTCATGGAAACCATTTCAGGTAACTAAAGGGGTCAACAGGAAACTTAAAATTTCCCCAGATAAACAGGGGTTCCTTTGATTAAATTAAGGTAGTTTTATAATAATTAATGCACAGTTCATTGCTCATTAACGCTTTACTGCATCCAGTTGAGCTCTGTGTGGCAACGCCACATAAGACATGCCTGCTGAGATAAGACATACAGCTCTCTGCACGAATAGCCAAATAAAATAGTTCAGAGGCTTTTATTCCATTTAAACCTGCTGGAAGTCTAAGGAAGATGTGGGCGGAACCGGGCCAACTTCCTCTGAAATACCAGCCACAAATCATGGACTCCATTAAAACAGAAGAATAGCATCCTGGCACCGAAGGGCCTAGTCAGCACCCGTCTGCCCAGTTGAAGAGTCTGAGTCAtactttcacacacacaggtttaCTAAGTAATTAAATACATCATGTGAGTTTCAGGCAGTGGCTTGTTAAATCCTTTTGACAGTTACATATGAATTCCACAAATGTTATGCACTCGACTGGCTGTGagagtgaggaaaaaaagaaaacaaactgtgaGGGTAAAATGACTACGCAGGAGCATTTTGTGCTGGCTCTTACCAGAGGTAGCTCCCAAAGTAGGCCACAATATTGTGGTGCTTGCATTCCTTCACCATGAAGATTTCCTGCTGTATGATGGAAAAGTCATCCCctggaaacagagagagaaatcacagacacacggaccaaaaaaaagtgtttatttcattttctgccctgctttgttttaaaatggaaaattactgcagtcttaaaataaaaaccatttAGTTTTAAAGATCATGTAAAAACCCTCAGAGGTAGTATGTTTTTTGGGCACTAAAGTCTGTTGACACAAACGACCACACAAGCATCCAGCGTGTGACAATGCTTGCATCTTCCTTAAACTTTAGGctttaaaaaggcaaaaaaacaaccctAAACCTTCTCTTTGTTATCTTTTCAGTTCAGTAAACAAAAAGTCTTCCCATGTTTGCCAAGGTTTCACCATATTTTATCCCTGTGTAAATACAGCAGGATACAGAACACTCAATGACATGAGAGGTTTTAAAGTTTATGTGGTATAGGTCATTATCAAAGCAGCATTCCAGCTCAGCAAAGATCACCACCACATTTAACCAGTAGGaagcaaaaagacaaaaatatgtaaGCTCAGCTGTCCCAGTTGAGCATAGAAAGACAGCCCTGGAATACATTAACAGCTGGTTAAGATCAACTACACTCTGTGACTGTCATCACAGGCAATGCTTTAAGCTTAAGTTCATATATAAATGTCTTTGGTTCCGCGATCAATCATCCAGGTTAGGAAATGAAGTACTCAAACTGATGAAGCTTTTCTCCCAGTGAAACGCTACATGCAGATGAACAAAATCCACTTTCTTTGATTCACACATAAATATACTCTCTGCTTAAATA
It encodes the following:
- the map4k5 gene encoding mitogen-activated protein kinase kinase kinase kinase 5 isoform X3; this translates as MDIFTRPSNEIQRRNPQHDFELIQRVGSGTYGDVYKARNIQTGELAAVKVIKLEPGDDFSIIQQEIFMVKECKHHNIVAYFGSYLCREKLWICMEYCGGGSLQDIYHVTGPLSELQIAYVCRETLQGLGYLHIKGKMHRDIKGANILLTDNGDVKLADFGVAAKITATIAKRKSFIGTPYWMAPEVAAVEKNGGYNQLCDVWAVGITAIELAELQPPMFDLHPMRALFLMSKSSFQPPKLKDKSKWSPAFHNFVKVCLTKSPKKRPTAEKILGHVFMAQTGLTRRLATELIDKMNNPDNHQNFGEMDEDDLEFQGNSEVRHTIRSTNKHARAERTRSEIDSNNGTDQREPPSSPSFTEGHRVDAVDKLQFKAPVQKETAAHYETDVKDNDFSPWSPFAEGGITTRSLLKSVEDELFQRGHVAHLEDAFDDTERSTIKPGVPPPLPPKCYVSSQPTSSTSSEEMGLNDERSVTVKRFPNSENGPSQVARRQSTPEQGNKVENSSPDLLSASVSSPGLLSHSSDPDNDSDGSVNGGSPKPPSSEQNRKEKKEFPKPAINGLPPTPKVLMGACFSKVFDGCPLKINCATSWIHPDTKDQYLIFGTEDGIYTLNLNELHEATMEQLFPRKCTWLYVINNNLMSLSGKTFQLYSHNLIGLFEQMKKPGLAAQFQTHRFPLPKRFALTTKIPDTKGCHKCCIVRNPYTGHKYLCGALQSGIVLLQWYEPMQRFMLIKHFDFPLPSPLKVFEMLVVPEQEYPLVCVAISQATEPSQVVCFETINLNSCSSWFTEIGPGNQQVDAIHVTQLERDTVLVCLDQNVKIVNLLGRLKSNKKLASELSFDFCIEAVVCLQDSVLAFWKHGMQGKSFKSNEVTQEISDPSRVFRLLGSDRVVVLESRPTDNPTALSNLYILAGHENSY
- the map4k5 gene encoding mitogen-activated protein kinase kinase kinase kinase 5 isoform X1, with protein sequence MDIFTRPSNEIQRRNPQHDFELIQRVGSGTYGDVYKARNIQTGELAAVKVIKLEPGDDFSIIQQEIFMVKECKHHNIVAYFGSYLCREKLWICMEYCGGGSLQDIYHVTGPLSELQIAYVCRETLQGLGYLHIKGKMHRDIKGANILLTDNGDVKLADFGVAAKITATIAKRKSFIGTPYWMAPEVAAVEKNGGYNQLCDVWAVGITAIELAELQPPMFDLHPMRALFLMSKSSFQPPKLKDKSKWSPAFHNFVKVCLTKSPKKRPTAEKILGHVFMAQTGLTRRLATELIDKMNNPDNHQNFGEMDEDDLEFQGNSEVRHTIRSTNKHARAERTRSEIDSNNGTDQREPPSSPSFTEGHRVDAVDKLQFKAPVQKETAAHYETDVKDNDFSPWSPFAEGGITTRSLLKSVEDELFQRGHVAHLEDAFDDTERSTIKPGVPPPLPPKCYVSSQPTSSTSSEEMGLNDERSVTVKRFPNSENGPSQVARRQSTPEQGNKVENSSPDLLSASVSSPGLLSHSSDPAPSKSELKDNDSDGSVNGGSPKPPSSEQNRKEKKEFPKPAINGLPPTPKVLMGACFSKVFDGCPLKINCATSWIHPDTKDQYLIFGTEDGIYTLNLNELHEATMEQLFPRKCTWLYVINNNLMSLSGKTFQLYSHNLIGLFEQMKKPGLAAQFQTHRFPLPKRFALTTKIPDTKGCHKCCIVRNPYTGHKYLCGALQSGIVLLQWYEPMQRFMLIKHFDFPLPSPLKVFEMLVVPEQEYPLVCVAISQATEPSQVVCFETINLNSCSSWFTEIGPGNQQVDAIHVTQLERDTVLVCLDQNVKIVNLLGRLKSNKKLASELSFDFCIEAVVCLQDSVLAFWKHGMQGKSFKSNEVTQEISDPSRVFRLLGSDRVVVLESRPTDNPTALSNLYILAGHENSY
- the map4k5 gene encoding mitogen-activated protein kinase kinase kinase kinase 5 isoform X8 translates to MDIFTRPSNEIQRRNPQHDFELIQRVGSGTYGDVYKARNIQTGELAAVKVIKLEPGDDFSIIQQEIFMVKECKHHNIVAYFGSYLCREKLWICMEYCGGGSLQDIYHVTGPLSELQIAYVCRETLQGLGYLHIKGKMHRDIKGANILLTDNGDVKLADFGVAAKITATIAKRKSFIGTPYWMAPEVAAVEKNGGYNQLCDVWAVGITAIELAELQPPMFDLHPMRALFLMSKSSFQPPKLKDKSKWSPAFHNFVKVCLTKSPKKRPTAEKILGHVFMAQTGLTRRLATELIDKMNNPDNHQNFGEMDEDDLEFQGNSEVRHTIRSTNKHARAERTRSEIDFDKLQFKAPVQKETAAHYETDVKDNDFSPWSPFAEGGITTRGHVAHLEDAFDDTERSTIKPGVPPPLPPKPTSSTSSEEMGLNDERSVTVKRFPNSENGPSQVARRQSTPEQGNKVENSSPDLLSASVSSPGLLSHSSDPDNDSDGSVNGGSPKPPSSEQNRKEKKEFPKPAINGLPPTPKVLMGACFSKVFDGCPLKINCATSWIHPDTKDQYLIFGTEDGIYTLNLNELHEATMEQLFPRKCTWLYVINNNLMSLSGKTFQLYSHNLIGLFEQMKKPGLAAQFQTHRFPLPKRFALTTKIPDTKGCHKCCIVRNPYTGHKYLCGALQSGIVLLQWYEPMQRFMLIKHFDFPLPSPLKVFEMLVVPEQEYPLVCVAISQATEPSQVVCFETINLNSCSSWFTEIGPGNQQVDAIHVTQLERDTVLVCLDQNVKIVNLLGRLKSNKKLASELSFDFCIEAVVCLQDSVLAFWKHGMQGKSFKSNEVTQEISDPSRVFRLLGSDRVVVLESRPTDNPTALSNLYILAGHENSY
- the map4k5 gene encoding mitogen-activated protein kinase kinase kinase kinase 5 isoform X7, with translation MDIFTRPSNEIQRRNPQHDFELIQRVGSGTYGDVYKARNIQTGELAAVKVIKLEPGDDFSIIQQEIFMVKECKHHNIVAYFGSYLCREKLWICMEYCGGGSLQDIYHVTGPLSELQIAYVCRETLQGLGYLHIKGKMHRDIKGANILLTDNGDVKLADFGVAAKITATIAKRKSFIGTPYWMAPEVAAVEKNGGYNQLCDVWAVGITAIELAELQPPMFDLHPMRALFLMSKSSFQPPKLKDKSKWSPAFHNFVKVCLTKSPKKRPTAEKILGHVFMAQTGLTRRLATELIDKMNNPDNHQNFGEMDEDDLEFQGNSEVRHTIRSTNKHARAERTRSEIDFDKLQFKAPVQKETAAHYETDVKDNDFSPWSPFAEGGITTRGHVAHLEDAFDDTERSTIKPGVPPPLPPKCYVSSQPTSSTSSEEMGLNDERSVTVKRFPNSENGPSQVARRQSTPEQGNKVENSSPDLLSASVSSPGLLSHSSDPAPSKSELKDNDSDGSVNGGSPKPPSSEQNRKEKKEFPKPAINGLPPTPKVLMGACFSKVFDGCPLKINCATSWIHPDTKDQYLIFGTEDGIYTLNLNELHEATMEQLFPRKCTWLYVINNNLMSLSGKTFQLYSHNLIGLFEQMKKPGLAAQFQTHRFPLPKRFALTTKIPDTKGCHKCCIVRNPYTGHKYLCGALQSGIVLLQWYEPMQRFMLIKHFDFPLPSPLKVFEMLVVPEQEYPLVCVAISQATEPSQVVCFETINLNSCSSWFTEIGPGNQQVDAIHVTQLERDTVLVCLDQNVKIVNLLGRLKSNKKLASELSFDFCIEAVVCLQDSVLAFWKHGMQGKSFKSNEVTQEISDPSRVFRLLGSDRVVVLESRPTDNPTALSNLYILAGHENSY
- the map4k5 gene encoding mitogen-activated protein kinase kinase kinase kinase 5 isoform X6, producing the protein MDIFTRPSNEIQRRNPQHDFELIQRVGSGTYGDVYKARNIQTGELAAVKVIKLEPGDDFSIIQQEIFMVKECKHHNIVAYFGSYLCREKLWICMEYCGGGSLQDIYHVTGPLSELQIAYVCRETLQGLGYLHIKGKMHRDIKGANILLTDNGDVKLADFGVAAKITATIAKRKSFIGTPYWMAPEVAAVEKNGGYNQLCDVWAVGITAIELAELQPPMFDLHPMRALFLMSKSSFQPPKLKDKSKWSPAFHNFVKVCLTKSPKKRPTAEKILGHVFMAQTGLTRRLATELIDKMNNPDNHQNFGEMDEDDLEFQGNSEVRHTIRSTNKHARAERTRSEIDFDKLQFKAPVQKETAAHYETDVKDNDFSPWSPFAEGGITTRSLLKSVEDELFQRGHVAHLEDAFDDTERSTIKPGVPPPLPPKCYVSSQPTSSTSSEEMGLNDERSVTVKRFPNSENGPSQVARRQSTPEQGNKVENSSPDLLSASVSSPGLLSHSSDPAPSKSELKDNDSDGSVNGGSPKPPSSEQNRKEKKEFPKPAINGLPPTPKVLMGACFSKVFDGCPLKINCATSWIHPDTKDQYLIFGTEDGIYTLNLNELHEATMEQLFPRKCTWLYVINNNLMSLSGKTFQLYSHNLIGLFEQMKKPGLAAQFQTHRFPLPKRFALTTKIPDTKGCHKCCIVRNPYTGHKYLCGALQSGIVLLQWYEPMQRFMLIKHFDFPLPSPLKVFEMLVVPEQEYPLVCVAISQATEPSQVVCFETINLNSCSSWFTEIGPGNQQVDAIHVTQLERDTVLVCLDQNVKIVNLLGRLKSNKKLASELSFDFCIEAVVCLQDSVLAFWKHGMQGKSFKSNEVTQEISDPSRVFRLLGSDRVVVLESRPTDNPTALSNLYILAGHENSY